Proteins encoded together in one Triticum dicoccoides isolate Atlit2015 ecotype Zavitan chromosome 7B, WEW_v2.0, whole genome shotgun sequence window:
- the LOC119335775 gene encoding aspartyl protease family protein At5g10770-like, producing MASIPKLVILLLCTCLHTLLAHGGDDLRTYKVLHAGALKSATVNCSQPQVTPSYGGVTVPLHHRHGPCSPSPVPSTKAPTLQEMLRRDQLRAAYITRKYSGVKGGAGDVEQSDITVPTTLGTSLGTLEYLITVGIGSPAVTQTMLIDTGSDVSWVQCKPCSQCHAQADSLFNPSSSSTYSAFPCSSAACAQLRQRGCSNSQCQYIVKYGDGSTGTGTYSTDTLALGSSTVKNFQFGCSQSESGNLLEDQTDGLMGLGGGAESLATQTAGTFGKAFSYCLPPTPDSSGFLTLGAATSGFVVKTPMLRSSEVPSYYGVRLQAIRVGGRQLSIPASVFSAGSIMDSGTIITRLPATAYSALSSAFKAGMKQYPPAQPMGIFDTCFDFSGQSSVSIPSVALVFSGGVVVDLATDGIILDSCLAFAANTDDSSLGIIGNVQQRTIEVLYDVGGGAVGFKAGAC from the exons ATGGCATCTATTCCCAAGCTTGTGATTCTCCTGCTGTGCACCTGTCTTCACACTCTCCTTGCTCACGGAGGGGACGATCTTCGCACCTACAAGGTTCTGCACGCTGGCGCTCTCAAATCTGCCACCGTCAACTGCTCCCAGCCCCAAG TGACTCCATCATACGGCGGGGTCACGGTGCCGTTGCACCACCGGCACGGCCCGTGCTCGCCCTCGCCTGTACCCTCCACCAAGGCGCCGACCTTGCAGGAGATGCTCCGGCGTGACCAGCTCCGGGCCGCTTACATCACACGGAAGTACTCCGGCGTCAAGGGTGGCGCAGGTGACGTGGAGCAATCGGACATTACCGTGCCCACCACGCTGGGCACCTCCCTGGGCACGCTAGAGTACCTGATCACCGTCGGCATCGGCTCGCCGGCCGTGACCCAGACCATGCTCATCGACACCGGCAGCGACGTGTCATGGGTGCAGTGCAAGCCTTGCTCGCAGTGCCACGCGCAGGCGGACTCGCTCTTCAACCCCAGCTCGTCGAGCACCTACTCCGCGTTCCCCTGCAGCTCCGCCGCCTGCGCGCAGCTCCGCCAGAGAGGCTGCTCCAACTCCCAATGCCAGTATATTGTCAAATACGGCGATGGTTCGACCGGGACTGGGACTTACAGCACCGACACGCTCGCGCTGGGCTCCAGCACCGTCAAGAACTTCCAGTTCGGGTGCAGCCAGTCTGAGTCGGGCAACCTTCTCGAAGACCAGACCGATGGGCTCatggggctcggcggcggcgcagaGTCTCTCGCCACCCAGACAGCGGGGACCTTCGGCAAGGCCTTCTCGTACTGCCTCCCGCCGACTCCGGACTCGTCCGGATTCCTCACTCTCGGTGCAGCAACCTCGGGTTTCGTAGTGAAGACGCCGATGCTGAGGAGTAGTGAGGTCCCGTCGTACTACGGCGTGCGCCTTCAGGCCATCAGGGTGGGAGGCAGGCAGCTCAGCATACCTGCCTCGGTCTTCTCCGCCGGGTCAATCATGGACTCCGGCACAATCATCACGCGGCTTCCGGCGACGGCGTACTCTGCGCTGTCGTCGGCGTTCAAGGCCGGCATGAAGCAGTACCCGCCGGCGCAGCCCATGGGCATCTTCGACACGTGCTTCGACTTCAGCGGCCAGTCCAGCGTCAGCATACCGAGCGTCGCACTGGTGTtctccgggggcgtcgtcgtcgacCTCGCCACCGACGGGATCATTCTGGACAGCTGCCTCGCCTTCGCGGCCAACACCGACGACAGCTCCCTCGGCATCATCGGCAACGTGCAGCAGCGGACGATCGAGGTGCTGTAcgacgtcggcggcggcgccgtgggGTTCAAGGCTGGTGCATGCTGA